Below is a window of Planctomycetes bacterium MalM25 DNA.
CTTTTCAATGACCCACTTGCCGGTCAGGGGGACGCTCTCGGCTTCGATGACAATCTTGCCATCGACCTCCTGGAAAACGCTCTCGGTCTCGGGGAGGTTTACCACCGGCTCGTAGCCGGCGGGCGCGGAGGGTGCTTCGGTGTCGTCGGCGACTGAGAAGGGCTCCTCGCCGAAGTGGGTTTGCAGCTCTTCGATGGTGGTCATGTTGTCCCCGCCGCTCGCGCCGATCAGCCAGGTGACCATGGCCGTGTCGGAGACGTCGGGGAGACCGGCTTCCATCCGGCCGTGGACCCACTTCAGGTTGGGGTCGGGGTGGTCGCGGAGCCAGCTCCAGGGGGCGTAGTCGGGCGTGGTTCTCAGGTAGCGGTTCTGGTCGGGGATGCGGAGGATCTCGATCCCCGGGTTGAGCGCCAGCACGTCGTCGAGGTTGCGGTGCCAGAGCCGCGGCTTGAAGTACTCGTTGTAGCCGCTGTGAGAGACCAGCGTGACGTGCGCTCGCGCCGCGTCGTCGGCGTCGACCATCGCCTGGTAGATGAGCTCCATCGGGCCGGCGACGACGAGGTAGAGCGGGTTGTCGGCATTCGACTTGTTGATCTCGGCCGCCAGGTTGGCGATCGCGTCCGCGGGGCGGTTCGACGCGTCGAAGAACTTGTTGCGATCGAATCCCCAGCGGGTCTGGCCCCCCAGGGCGCCGACCCACATCCTGTTCTTGGCCACGGGGATCTTCTTGTACTCGAGCCAGTTGTTGAAGTCGTAGTGGACCAAGTCGCCTTGCAGGCCCGCCTTGGCGAGCACGGCGAGGGTCATCGGCGTGGCGCCGATGTCGTCGCGGTCCGCGTCGGGGTTGCCGTCGGCGCTGACGGCGATGCGATCGCCACGGCGCCAGGGGGATTTGTCCGCGGCGTCAACGGAGGCTCCCAAGCCAACCTGCGTCAGGAGGCTTAAGGTTAAGAACCGGATCGAGTGATTATTCATGAGATGCGAATAAGGGTTCTGTGTTCTCGAACGAACCGATCGGTTGCGGGCTGCTGAGCGCACCCGGGCCCGATGAGTCCCGCTAGTTCATGTCCTGAACGGGTGGTGAAAAGCCCCGAAACCCGCAGGGTTTTGCTTCGAATTCGCGGGAGAGCCGGCGGCGCCGTTCGTGCAAACGCAAGAACGTATTTTACTCACTCCGCCTCGGGAGCGTGGATCGCCACCGGCTCCTCGTGCGGCGCCGTCATCAAAGAGACCAGCACGAGCGTTAAGAAACCGAGCGGGATCGTCACCAAGCCCGGCTGGCTGAACGGCATCGGTGCGTCGGCGGCGGGGAGGCCGTAGACCTTCGAGTACGTGTCGGCCGACAGCAGGATCCAGGCGAGCGAGCTGACCATGCCGACCGCCACGCTCGCGATGATCCCCTGCTTGGTGACCCGCGGCCAGAAGAGCAGCATCACGAGCGATGGCAGGTTCGCCGACGCGGCGACGCTGAACGCCCAGCCGACGAGGTAGCTGACGTTCATCCCCTTGAAGAGGATGCCGAGCGCCACCGCGACCACGCCGACGACGACCGAGGCGCCCTTGGCGACCGCGACCTTCTTGGCGTCGCTGAGCGGCTCGGCGCGGAAGCTGTCGATCAGGTCGTGCGTCACGGCGCCGGCGGAGGCGAGGATCAGCCCGCTCACGGTGCCGAGCACCGTGGTGAAGGCGATCGCCGAGATGATTGCGAAGAGCGTCTCGCCCACGCTCCGCGCCAGCAGGGGCGCCGCCATGTTGCTGTCGGTTGGGTCCATCGCGCCGCTGGTCATCGCGCCGAGACCGAGGTAGAGCGTCAGCACGTAGAAGAACCCGATGCAGGCGATGCCGACGATCGTGCTCTTCCGCGCGGCGGCCTCGTCCTTCACGGTGTAGTAGCGGATCAAGATGTGCGGCAGCGACGCCGTGCCGCCAAACAGTGCGAGCATCAGCGACAAGAAATTGAGCCGTCCGAGCCAGCCTTGCTTGTTGCTAACGCCGTCGCTGCCGGCGCGGATCCCCGCGAACTTCGGGTGCTCGCCCGGGCGGAGGATTTGGGAGCCGGGGGTCGGCTTGGGGTAGTAGACGGTGCTGACGCCGCCGTCCGCCTCCGCGATTTTCTCGCTACGCCAGAGCCGGACCTCGCTGTCGCCGAGCGTGCGGAAGAACTCGAGCGGGCCGAGCGGGCCGGTCCTCTCGGCGCCGTCCGGCAGGCGGCTGATGCTGCCGATCGGGCGGAGTTGGGCTTCGCCCTCCTGCTTGCCCTTGGGCAGGCCATCAATGAGCGTGCGGCCGTCGTCGGTGCGGGTCTCCACCTGCGCTTCGTCGAACCAGCGACGCCCCTCGGCGTCGGTCCGCGAGCGCCAGGCGGTGACGCGGCCGGTCGTCGTGTTCCGGGTGCGGACGTACTTCGATCCGGACCAGCCCCCGTCGGGAGGCAGGACCGTCTCGCCCTCGAGGCCGGGCAGGTCGCGTGCCGGCACGCCGATCGAATCGCCTTCGTTCTCCAACGCCGGCAGGGGGCCGAGGACGCGGAAGCCGTCGGCCCCGTCGGCGGAGGTGGCCGTTGCTTCGAGTCCCCGGTTGAGGACGATCCAGGTCAGCACCGCGCTGAAGACGACCAGCAGCGTCCCCTTGAGGAACTGCACCCAGGTGGTCGACACCATGCCGGCGGTCACGACGATCAGCATCACCACGACGCCCACCAGCACGACGCCCGCCCAGTGCGGAAGCCCCAGCAAAGGTTGCACCAGCACGCCGGCGCCGACCATCTGCGGGATGAGGTAGAAGACGCTCACCGCGAGCGTGCTCACGCCGGCGACGATCTTGATGCCGCGCGACTGGAAGCGTGAATTGAGCGCGTCGGCGAAGGTGAATTTGCCGAGCCGACGCATCGGTTCGGCGACGACAAACAGCGCGACGATCCAACCGGCCAGGTAACCGATCGAGTAGAGGAAACCGTCGTACCCGTAGAAGGCGATCATCCCGCAGATGCCCAGGAACGACGCCGCCGAGAGGTAGTCGCCCGCGAACGCGACCCCGTTCACGAACCAGGGGATCTGCCCGTGCGCCGCGAAGTAGCCCTCCGAAGAGTTCGCATTGCGGCCCAGGTAGAAGCTGATGCCAAGCGTCAGCGCAACGAACGCCGCGAAGATGGCGATCGCGAGCAGCGAGAGTTCGTAGATCACGGTGTCGTCTCCTCGGCGTCCGTTGTCGGGGCGCTCTTGGCCGCCACGCCGTAGACGAGCGCCAGCACCAACGCCAAGACGATCAGGCCGAAGCCGCTCAGCACGGCCAGGTTGAGCCCGGCGACCGGCTGCTGCTCCATCAACTCCGCCGCAAAGGCGTTCGTCAGGACGAAGGCGGCGTAGCAAAGGGCGTAGACGCTGAACAGCACCAGCCCGAGCCGCGCATTGTGGCGCGCCATGGCGTTCACCTCGGGAGACGAGAGTCGGAAAGCAGGTCGCGACAGCTTAGCCAGCGGCGCGCGCCGGGGGAACCTGGATCAATAGTGCGGCGGGCGCTCGTCGGGGTGGTCTTCGGCGGCTTGCTGGAGATCGACCAGCCGTTTTACCGTCTGCTCGATCGCCAGTTGCTGGCGAGCCGTTTCGTCGACGCCCGAGCGGGTGTCGGTCAACGCCTCGTTGAGGTCGGCGAGCAGCTTCTGCTGGTGCGAGAGCAGCTCTTCGAGTCGGACCTGTTCCTGTTCGAGACGCTCGGCGCGCGAGTCGCCCGAAGGTTTTTCGCAGCAGCGGCAGCCGGCGGCCACGATCATCGCCCAGCCGGCGATCAGGGCGACGCCCCCGACGGGGACGATCGCCCCCAGCCAACGCATGCCGTCCACGATCGCGAGCGCATAACAGAGTCCGCAGAAGATCACGGCGCCGGCGCACCAGAGCTTGGCGGCCCAGTCGGTCGCTTTCCCACGGCCCAGCAGGGCGACCGCCAGCACCGCCAACGCGGCGTGCAAGTGGTAGCGCGTCGCGGTGGTGAAGGTGTCGAGCCGCCTGGCGACCTCTTCGGAGTTGTAGCCCGCTTCGGCCAGCCAGCCGGGCAGCCCGTGTGCGCCGAACGCCCCGAGCGCGACGCCCGTAGCGCCCAGCAGTCCGGCGGCGATCATCAGCGGTTTCATGGGCAGTTCGACAAACAGGAGTTGTAGGAGGCGTCCCCGACGCCGATCCCGGACGGTCAGCCAAGGGAGCCCACGTTCTACCGCCGCGACCGCGCACAAAAAAGGACCGCCGGCGAAGCCTCGCCGGCGGTCCCGTCGTTTCTCTCTCGGGTCTCGGGGTCAGCCGATCACGGACCGGCCAGGCCGAGACGCTCCTCCTCTTCCTCCTGGATGATGATGCGTGGCGTGACCATCATCATCAGGCTGTCGGTCTCGCGTCCGATGCCGACGTTGCGGAACAGGCGGTTGATGTAGGGGAGCTTGGAGAGCAGCGGCACGCCGAACTCCTCACGGCCCTCGGCCAGTCGTTTGATGCCTCCTAGCAGCACGGTGCCGCCGTCGGGCACGCTGACCGTGGTGGTCACCGAAACGAACTGGAAGGTCGGCAGCTGCACCGTCGTGCCGGCGGTGACGATCTGCTGCTGCTGCGCGTTGTTGGCCGCTTCGTTGGTGCCGTCATCGTCCGAATCCGTGCTGCTCGCCGAGGAGCTGGCGTCGGTCGTGGTGGTGCCGTCGAACGTGAAGGTGTCGATATCACCGATCTCGCTGAAGAACGGCACGACCGTCAGGCGGACGTAGCGTCGGTCCTCGGAGACGACCGCCTGGATCGACATCATCGTCCCCTCGGAGAGGACCACGATGACCGGTTGCTGGGCGGCGGCGAACTCGCCGACGACCGGGACCACGCTGATCACGAACGGCGACTCGGAAACGTCCGAGACGAACGCCTGCTGACCGTTGAACAGCGTCACCTTCGGGGCGTTGAGCACGTTGGTGCGCGAGTCCCCTTGGGCGGCGTTGATCAGGAAGTACGCCTCGATGTCGCTCAGGATGGCGAACCCGAAGGTCGCCGCCGAGGCCGGGTTGAACCCGCCGAGGGTCGGCTGCGCGACCGGGAAGCTGCCCTGCCTGAACGGCAGGTCGAGGTCCGCGGTCACCGTCGCCAGGTCGCCCACGATCGGGGCCTGGACGCCGACCGTGGCGCCGCTGCGCGTGCGGCCGATGTCGCCCGGCACGACCTCTTGCGTGAAGGCGCCGCCGTTCGTCTGAACGATCTCGTCGGTGCCCAGGATGCGGTCGTTGATGTTCATGTCGAAGTCGATGCCGATCCGCTCGAAGAAGTCATCGCTCAAGCGGATGAAGCGGACCTCGATCGTCACCTGCAAGTCTTGCAGGCGGCGGAGCTGCTCCAGCAGGTCGGCGATCTCTTCGTGCACGCTCTGCGTCTGGCTGACGACCAGGCTGAGGTTCGTCGGGAAGGGGCGGATCTCCGCCTCGCCGCCGCCGTTCTCCGCCCAGGTGTCGGCCGCCACAGTGGCGGTGATCAGCTCGATGAGCGACTCGAAGTCCGCCGAGGCGGCGCCGCCCAACCCGCCGGGACCCGTCCCGCCCGAGGTCGGGCTGGAGCCGCCCAGCCCGCTGGGGGCGAAGTTCTGCGCGAGGACGTCCGGGTTGCCTGCGCCCCCCGGTCCGTTGTTCACCAGGGCGATCGGTCCCGGGGCCCCAATCCCGCCGCCGCCGTAGCCGGTGACGGCCAACGCGTCGTTGATCATCCCCTGCAGGCCGATGTTGTTGCTCGGCAGGAAGTTGGGGATCGGGATCACGAGGTCCGCGACGTAGTACGTGTCCGCAAAGACCTCGCCGTCACGCAGCGACGTGCTCGTGATCTTGAGCACCTCGTCCCGGATCACGTAGGCCAGGTCGAACTGCGAGAGGATCAGGTTCAGCGCGCTCTTGAGACTGATCTCGTCGTTCAGGTTGAGCGTGACCGGCGTGTCAGTCGAGACGCCCTCTTCGTTCAGGCCACGCGGGTCGAGGTAGATGTCCACGCCCGCCATCCGCGACAGGCTGTCCATCACCTCCGCCAGCGGGCGGTCGGTGTAGTTCATCTGGACCGGAGTCTCGAGGCGACGCTCGATCTCCTGCTCGCGCGGCGACATCCGGCCGTTGCCGTCGTTAAAGCCCGGGCGTTTGCCGGCGATGTCAACCCAATCAGGACCGTAGTCCATTTCGTGACCGTCGCCGATGTTGTGAGCCATCGCTTCGTCGGGCTCGATGCCCATCCGCCAACCGGTCTCTTCTTTTCGATCGCGAATGCCGTCGTTGATAATGTTCCGGCGAGCGAACTTGGAGAAGGTCCAGATCTGCTTGGTCAGCGGGTCATTCGGAGCGATTTCCCGGAGTCGTTTTACGATGACTTCGGCCTCTTCGACTCGCTGCTCTTCCATGAGGTCGTTGTACTGCTCAACGAGCTCCTGCACCTTCGCTTGGCGGTGCAGATCCGCGGCGTTCTCGCGGTCGATGTCCGCCAGGATGGCGGCGTTCGTCTCGTCGAGCTCGATCTGAGCCTTGTTGTTCTCGATGTAACGCTCGGTGTCGCCGATCGTCGTGCTCAGCCGGCGGACCAGCTGATCGCGGTACTGCTGGCTGACGCCCGAGTTCTCGACCTGCGTGCGGACCTTCTGGAGCATCTCCAACGCCCGGCGGGGCTCGGTCTCGCGGATCTGCCGCGACTCGACCTGAGCCTGGCCGACGGCGGTCACCAGCTGACGGGCGAGCACTTGCTGCTCGTCGTTGGCGGCGTCGAGCATCGTGGCGTCGATCGCCGGCGAGGCGGCCGGCGGCGGCGTCGCGCCCGAGGCCTGAGTGAGCATCCGCAGGTGGTTGTCCAGACGCGACTGGCCGCTGGCGTCCAGGCCGCCGCGGGCGGCCGCCGCACGGAAGCTCTGGAGGGCGCCGTCGAGGTCGCCTTCGCGGAGGCTCTGCTCACCCTCGGCGAGCATCACGGCCGCCGGCTTGTCGGCCGGGGCGGCGTAGACTTGCTCGGAAGTCTGAGGCAATTGGGCGACGCGGGTCGGGCCGCGTTGCGAGAGGCTCGGGCCGACCAGGGCGGCCGCGGGCCGCGTGAACGATCCGTCCGACTCGGGCAGGTGCAACGCCTGCTCAACACCCGAACCGAGCTGCGACAGCTCGGCGCCCGCATTCATCACGGCCGGGTCGTACCGACGCGCGGGTTGGCGGAGCTCCAGGGCGAGTTTCGACGGGCTGTCCTCGGTGGGCGAGAACGCCGTCGCGGGCACGCCCATTTGGCTGGCCCGGGCGACGAGTTTCTCGGCGCGTGACCGGTCGCCCGCCTTCATCGCGGTGCGGGCCTCGGCGAGCAACCGCCCGACGACCGCCTTCGGGGCGTCGGGCTTGGCCTGGGACGGTGGCGTCAGCGCGTAACGCTGACCGACCGCCGAGGCGTTGGTTGGGGGCAGGGAACGGGGGGCCTGCGAACCCTCCGTTCCACCGGACTGTTGGGCGAGTGTTGGGGCCGAGGTGAGGGCCACCAGGGCCGCCAGGGCCCATTTCCGTGTCGCGTTCAACTCAACTCTCCTTGTTGCGTTGGATCGCTCGGGCGATTCGATTTTTCTGGAGCGTGCCGACCGCCTGCCCGGCCCACGGGGAGGTCCCCCTGGCGGCAGCGCGAACGGACGCGTGTTGTTTGCTCCTGTGCCCGACTCACGATCACGACGCTTCCGTGCGCCGGGCCAACACCCCCGCTATCACTGCGAGCGTGCGTGCCGATCGGGAGAGGGTTTGGGTAGAAGAGCGGCGGGTAGTTACCCGCTGTGGCGAAACCGGTCAACACCGGTTTCATAAAAAAGCCCGCCCGCCCCCGCCGGCGAAGGCTGGGGACGAGCGGGCTGGTGGTTGTGGAGCGTGGCTCGGATCAGAAATCGGGCCCGAAGCCGCCCCCGCCGTACTCGCCTCCGTAGCCGCCACCTCCGTACCCGCCGCCGCCGGAGCCGTCGTTCTCTTCGAAGGTCTTCTCGTAGGCGCGGACGGACTCGTGGTCGTCCAGTTCGTTGTGGACGATGAGCCGGCCGCTGGCGTCCATCAGCAGCACGTTCACGGGGGCCTTCGTCTTGCCGGCGACCTCCTCGCCCCCCTCGTAGTCCATCAGGGTCAGGCCCGTGTTGAACTTGAACGAGTCGATCTCGACCAAGTTGCGGCCGTCCGGCGCCACGACCCAGGTGTCCTCGGACAGGTTGATGACCGAACCACGGCGGAACGATTCCTTCACGCCGCCCTTAATGGAGCGACGGTCCTCGTCGAGGCTGTACGACTGCACGAGCAGCTCGATGGTCCCCTCGGCGTTCTTCTGCCGTCCGCTGGGCAGCTTTGCGCTGGAGACAAACACGTCGCCGGCCATCGGGACCGAGATCACCGGGCTCGGCACGCTCCACTCGGTGGTGCGGTACTCCTTGTCCTCTTCGTCGAGTCGCGCCAAAACCTCAGGCGCGAGGAACTGTCGCGGCGCGTTGCGGTTCACATCCTCCAGAACGAGCTTCACGCGGTACTTGTACTGGCGACCCGGGGCGACCGAGAAATCCCAGATCCGGATCATCGCGAAATCGATCTCTGGATCGAACGCGTACTCGCCCCCGGAGGAACGGCTCGTGTAGCCACGGCCACCGCCACCGCCGCCGTACTCGCCGCCGAATCCGCCTTCCATGCCGCCCCCGCCGTATTCTCCGCCGTACTCTCCACCGAATCCGCCGCCGTCCAGGCCGCCGCCGTACTCACCGCCGTAGCCGCCTCCGCGGCCGGTGCGGCCCCGACCGCGGCCACCTTCAGCGGCCCGATCACGGCGTCCGCGTCCGAAGAGGCTGCCCTCTTCCTCGTCGTCCTCCTCTTCCTCGTCCGCGGCGGAATCGACCTCTTCGCTAGCCGCTTTCGCGTCGGACTCGACTTGCAGGGGGGCGTCGCTGTGGACGTACTTGGGGCCCCATTTCTGTTGCACCAACGGGGGCAACGGCATGGTCAGCACGGGGTGTTCGTAACGCGAATCGACCATCGGTTCGGGCCACGGGATCCAGTCGGCGACCATCTTGTCCCACGAGATCGTCGCCAGCACCGGGTACTGCTTTCCGCCCGCGAGGCCGCCGAACTTGACCGGCTCCCACTTGAGTTCTTCTTCATCGTCACGGACCACGGCACGCTCGACGTAGAGGCCGAGATAGCGTGGGATGTCGCCGCCTTCGCTGTAGCCGCGGGCCTCTTCGAGCGCGGCTTTGTACAGCTCAAACTGATCTGAGATTGGCGCCTTGGCCAACACGCAAGCGGCCGAGAGCGTACGGAAACGCTCCATGCCGCTGGTGGGGACGCCCTCCTTGCGGGCCTGGCCGTTGAGCGGACGCGTCTTGCGACCGAACTCATCGACCGACTCCTGCCCGGGCCCACCGCCGAACTCTCCGCCGTAGCCCCCGCCGCCGTCCAGGAGTTCACCGCCGGATTCACGGGCCTTCTCCTGCTCGCGGAGCCGCTCTTTCTCTTTGCGGCGTTCCTCGATCTGACGCCTGCGGGCCTCTTCCTCGCTCTCGAAGGCGAAGATGCCGGTGATGGCGTGGCCTTCCAAGTCGGTCGCCACCAGGAGCATCGGGTCGGTCCGATCGACCGTGGGCGGAACGACCGGGCGGTTCAACCCGCCGGTCTCCCTGTAAGGGCCGTCGGGGATTTTCTCGAAGTCTCCCGACGCGATCGGGTGGTTAATGAACTTGTTCTCTTCGGGGACCTCGTCCCAGGTCGATTGCTCGTAGGCGCTCTCGGTGCGAGAGACGAGCTGCGTGAGCTCGGTCTTCGACTCGCTGATCCCTTCGACCCCCATCGAGGAGTAGATCAAGTAACCCGCCGCCAGCACGATGCCGAGGGCGATCGCCTTTTCGCAGTGCGCGAGCAGCAGGTGCTTGATCCCGCCGCCTTTGTGGTTTCCGGCCATTTCAGAATCCGTTGGGTTGCTGGGGTTTCGATAGGACTCGGGGGATCGAAACGCGTCTCAGCGGTTGGGTGTCGGGGCGGGTTACTCAGCGCTGTCGAACTCGGCGATCGACGCGTCGGGTTCGTTGAAAATGTACACGATCCCCTGAAGGATCACGGTGCCCGCGGTCGGGCGTCGGTCGAAGACCTCGATCTCGCCGCCGAGGCTCGACGAGCGTTTCTGGGAGCCCCCGTCGGGGTTGAAACGGACCTCCTCGATCTCGACCTGCATCGGGGCGGTCGCCAGCTCCCACATCAGGGTCGATAGCCACTTGCTGTCCATGTTGAGGACCATGCGGACCGGCAGCCGCTTGAATTCGCGTCCGAAATTGTAGTCAGCGCTGACTTCCGTTTGGGGAGCGCCGTCCGCGCCCAAGTAGCGGCCCGCGAGCAAGACGGTCGTCAGGTCGCCCTCGCCGCCGGCCCCGCCAAAGCCGCCAGCCCCGCCGTAGCCGCCGCCGTACTCACCGCCGAATCCGCCACCGCCGAAATCACCCCCACCGTATTCACCGCCGTAGCCGCCGCCATACTCCCCTCCGAAGTCCCCTCCGAATTCGCCCCCGTACTCGCCCCCGAAGCCGCCGGCGCCACCGACCGGGGCTTCGCTCGCATCCGGCGCGGCGAGGCGTTGGGCCTTGGGATCGGCGGCCGCCGCTTGCTGGCCGACCTTGAGCTCCATGATGGTCTGCACCGCGGCCCGTTCGGCGCGCGTGGCGCCGGTCGCTTTGTTCGTGTTGGCGATCGCCTTCAGCAAGGTTTCGTAGACCCAGAGGTCCTCTTGCAGCACCCAGATCTGGAGCGAGGAGGGGACCTTGTCCAACTCGAGGCGTGAGCGGAGCTCGACCTGGTCGAGCCACTGCACGAGGTAGGTCTCGATCTCTTCTTCGAGGCCACTGCCGCCGCCGCCGTACTCACCGCCGTACTCGCCGCCGAGGCCGGCGCCGAGCCCGCGTGGGGCGCTGCCGCCTCCGTTCGAATCGAGCATCGGCTGGGCGTCGACGATCTCGAGCAGCCCGGGGAAGGTCTCCTTGATGTAGTTCAAATAGATCTCACGACGCCGGCTCACGATCTTGTCGCCGAACTTGGCGTCCTTGACCGCGTCGATGAACCGGTCGCCCAACTCCTCGGGCCAGTTCAGGACTTCGTTCTTCTGAACGTTGTAGAGATCGATCCACTCCTGCAGGACCGCGTCGGCTTGGAGCTTGGTCTCCTTCTGCTGCTCGGCGTTGATCCGGTCGTTGGGCTTGAAGGGGGTGTTGAGCCCTTTGACTGAAGAGAACTCTTGCTTGATCTTCCCCTCGTTCGTCTTGTACGTGCTCGCGAGCGTGGCGCTCGACGTGTACCACACGCCGAGCACCGTGCCGATGACCAGGAGGGTCAGCACCCAAAAGTGGTGTGCTTTGAGCCAGGCGAGGGCCGCTTTGACTTGATCCATGTCGCTTTCGCTCGGTCGGTGGTGAGCGGGGAGTTTGTATTAAGGGGGACTAGCGGGCTGATTTTAGAAGTCGGTCTCTTCTTCAGCGACGCCGTCGGGGTTCTGGCGGTTCTGTTCGCGTACTACTCGCATCGTCGGGCTCCAGGCGAACTGGACGATAAAGTCGTAGCGACGCAGCTCCCAGTTCTCGGGGACCTCGGGTTCGTCCTCGGCGCCGGGGCGGCCGAGGCCCGGCCGTTTGGGCTTGGGGCGTCGGGTCGGGGCGCGGAGGCCGCCCCCACGCATGCCGCCGCCACCCGTCTCGTCGACTTCGCCCGCGTTGGGGTCGTAAGTCACTTTCTCGACGCGGTTCTTGGTGATCACCACCGGGTGGCTGATGCCGAGTTCTTTGAAGGTCACTTCGAGCATGGAGGGCTTACCCTCGGGGTCGTCCGGGTCGGGGGCGCCGTCCGGCAGCGGCACGCTGCCGTTGATCAGGTTCTCGATCAGCGTTTCACGGACGAACTGCCGGCCTTCCGATCCGCCACGGGCGTTGTGGAAGTGGTAGCCGCGGAGCTGAATGACCCAGCCGGGGCCGGTGGGGCCGGGGTCTTCCGCGCCCCCGGCAGCGGCCGGGTCGTCGAATCCGCCGTCATCGAATCCGCCCCCGTCAACGCCCCCGTCGTCGAAGGACTCCTCGGCAGCGCCCTCTTCGGGCAGTTCCCCCGCTTCGCCTTCGGCGGCGGGTTCTTCAGTGGGCGCCTCGTCGGCGGCTCGTTCGTCGCGGCCTTGTTGGGCTTCGGACCAGATCGTCGAGACCGTCGCGTACCAGGTGGCGAGGTCGTCGTACTGCTGAGAGTCCATCGAGGTGATGTGCACGGCTCGTCGGGCGGTGACATCCTCGGCGGACTGCTCGCGTTCCTCTTCGGGGCGATCGTCCTGCGGGATGGCGGCGCGGATCGCGGTCCAGAGCTCGGGCCACAGCAAGCGGCCATCGACGTTGCTGGCCAAGTTGACGCCGATCTCGTCGACCGTCTCGAACTGCGAGACCAATTCCCCGTTCTTGCTGGTGTATCGACCGACCTTCGTTTTGAACGACTGGGCCGGGGTGGTCGCCGACTTCCACTCGTCGGGATCGACCGTCTGGCAAGCGGAGACGTAAGCGTTGTAGTTGACCGCGAGCCCGAGCATCAGCGCCGCCGCGGCGGCGACCGCCCACGGCTTCTTCGCCCGGATCAGACGCTGCGTGATGATCTCATCGGGCAGCAGGTTGGTGCTCATGCCGGCCCGGTCGAGCGCCTGCACGCACAGGCCATAGGCGACCGGGAAGCTGAGGTGGTTCTGCTGGAAGACCGGCTGCGCGGTCACGCTGCCGCCGGCGAGGGCCTCGAACTCCTCGATAGGCTTGACCGGGGCCTCGAGGTTCTGGGCGAGGTAACGCTGCAGGCCGGGCAGCTTCATCGCGTTGCCCACCGCGATGATCTCAGAAATCTCTTGAGCCCAGGCGTTGTTGCTCGTGCAGAAACCGATCGAGCGCTGGATCTCGGCGACCAGGTCGCTGAAGACGGGCCGCATCGCTTGGAAGACCGCCTTGGGGTCTTCGGCCTTCGCGGCGTTCTTCTTGAGGTGCTCCGCCTTGGAGAAGGTGAGCTTCAGCTCCTTGGTGAGCGCCTTGGTGAAGTGGCTGCCCCCGATCTGGATGCTGCGTTGCCAGACGCGGAAACCGTTCGTGATGACCAGGTCGGTCGTGTCGACGCCGAGCGACAGCACCGCGACCGACGGGGGCGGGTTCTCGGGATCGTAGACCGTCTCGCTCTGG
It encodes the following:
- the actP gene encoding Cation/acetate symporter ActP; amino-acid sequence: MIYELSLLAIAIFAAFVALTLGISFYLGRNANSSEGYFAAHGQIPWFVNGVAFAGDYLSAASFLGICGMIAFYGYDGFLYSIGYLAGWIVALFVVAEPMRRLGKFTFADALNSRFQSRGIKIVAGVSTLAVSVFYLIPQMVGAGVLVQPLLGLPHWAGVVLVGVVVMLIVVTAGMVSTTWVQFLKGTLLVVFSAVLTWIVLNRGLEATATSADGADGFRVLGPLPALENEGDSIGVPARDLPGLEGETVLPPDGGWSGSKYVRTRNTTTGRVTAWRSRTDAEGRRWFDEAQVETRTDDGRTLIDGLPKGKQEGEAQLRPIGSISRLPDGAERTGPLGPLEFFRTLGDSEVRLWRSEKIAEADGGVSTVYYPKPTPGSQILRPGEHPKFAGIRAGSDGVSNKQGWLGRLNFLSLMLALFGGTASLPHILIRYYTVKDEAAARKSTIVGIACIGFFYVLTLYLGLGAMTSGAMDPTDSNMAAPLLARSVGETLFAIISAIAFTTVLGTVSGLILASAGAVTHDLIDSFRAEPLSDAKKVAVAKGASVVVGVVAVALGILFKGMNVSYLVGWAFSVAASANLPSLVMLLFWPRVTKQGIIASVAVGMVSSLAWILLSADTYSKVYGLPAADAPMPFSQPGLVTIPLGFLTLVLVSLMTAPHEEPVAIHAPEAE
- a CDS encoding Competence protein A; translation: MAKSGAAWGIDIGQSALKALRCRPHESDDGRLVVEAFDYIEYPKLLSQPDADPEELVREALATFLERNELKGDRVAVSVPGQAGLARFIKLPPVEAKKIPDIVKYEARQQIPFQLEDVVWDYQPLAGGSQDEGFALETEIGLFAMKRDQVARSLDPLTRAGVEVDYIQLAPLALYNYCCFDNLPDQSETVYDPENPPPSVAVLSLGVDTTDLVITNGFRVWQRSIQIGGSHFTKALTKELKLTFSKAEHLKKNAAKAEDPKAVFQAMRPVFSDLVAEIQRSIGFCTSNNAWAQEISEIIAVGNAMKLPGLQRYLAQNLEAPVKPIEEFEALAGGSVTAQPVFQQNHLSFPVAYGLCVQALDRAGMSTNLLPDEIITQRLIRAKKPWAVAAAAALMLGLAVNYNAYVSACQTVDPDEWKSATTPAQSFKTKVGRYTSKNGELVSQFETVDEIGVNLASNVDGRLLWPELWTAIRAAIPQDDRPEEEREQSAEDVTARRAVHITSMDSQQYDDLATWYATVSTIWSEAQQGRDERAADEAPTEEPAAEGEAGELPEEGAAEESFDDGGVDGGGFDDGGFDDPAAAGGAEDPGPTGPGWVIQLRGYHFHNARGGSEGRQFVRETLIENLINGSVPLPDGAPDPDDPEGKPSMLEVTFKELGISHPVVITKNRVEKVTYDPNAGEVDETGGGGMRGGGLRAPTRRPKPKRPGLGRPGAEDEPEVPENWELRRYDFIVQFAWSPTMRVVREQNRQNPDGVAEEETDF
- a CDS encoding outer membrane porin HofQ — translated: MNATRKWALAALVALTSAPTLAQQSGGTEGSQAPRSLPPTNASAVGQRYALTPPSQAKPDAPKAVVGRLLAEARTAMKAGDRSRAEKLVARASQMGVPATAFSPTEDSPSKLALELRQPARRYDPAVMNAGAELSQLGSGVEQALHLPESDGSFTRPAAALVGPSLSQRGPTRVAQLPQTSEQVYAAPADKPAAVMLAEGEQSLREGDLDGALQSFRAAAARGGLDASGQSRLDNHLRMLTQASGATPPPAASPAIDATMLDAANDEQQVLARQLVTAVGQAQVESRQIRETEPRRALEMLQKVRTQVENSGVSQQYRDQLVRRLSTTIGDTERYIENNKAQIELDETNAAILADIDRENAADLHRQAKVQELVEQYNDLMEEQRVEEAEVIVKRLREIAPNDPLTKQIWTFSKFARRNIINDGIRDRKEETGWRMGIEPDEAMAHNIGDGHEMDYGPDWVDIAGKRPGFNDGNGRMSPREQEIERRLETPVQMNYTDRPLAEVMDSLSRMAGVDIYLDPRGLNEEGVSTDTPVTLNLNDEISLKSALNLILSQFDLAYVIRDEVLKITSTSLRDGEVFADTYYVADLVIPIPNFLPSNNIGLQGMINDALAVTGYGGGGIGAPGPIALVNNGPGGAGNPDVLAQNFAPSGLGGSSPTSGGTGPGGLGGAASADFESLIELITATVAADTWAENGGGEAEIRPFPTNLSLVVSQTQSVHEEIADLLEQLRRLQDLQVTIEVRFIRLSDDFFERIGIDFDMNINDRILGTDEIVQTNGGAFTQEVVPGDIGRTRSGATVGVQAPIVGDLATVTADLDLPFRQGSFPVAQPTLGGFNPASAATFGFAILSDIEAYFLINAAQGDSRTNVLNAPKVTLFNGQQAFVSDVSESPFVISVVPVVGEFAAAQQPVIVVLSEGTMMSIQAVVSEDRRYVRLTVVPFFSEIGDIDTFTFDGTTTTDASSSASSTDSDDDGTNEAANNAQQQQIVTAGTTVQLPTFQFVSVTTTVSVPDGGTVLLGGIKRLAEGREEFGVPLLSKLPYINRLFRNVGIGRETDSLMMMVTPRIIIQEEEEERLGLAGP